Part of the Vicinamibacteria bacterium genome, AGGAGAACGTCCCCCGGATCTGGCCCAATGTCGTGGCACCGGGCTGGGGCGACGACGTCGACCCCGATCCCAAGGGGGCACGCAAGTTCGAATCGCTCGGCCAGAGAGACGACGGCTGTCTGGCAGCCATCGGAACCACCGCGGACTTCCACGACTCGATCGGCGTCTCCCGGGTCGAGGCTCGGGTAGTTGCCCTGGCGACGTCGTTGAAGAACGGACTCGCCGAAGCCGGCTTCACCCTCGTGACTCCTCGCGATCCCGAGCTTTCCGGCGGCGTGTGCATCGTCGCCGTCGACCGAGACAAGCGCGGGGGAGCGGTCGACCGCCTGTACCACGAGCACGGGATCGCCGGATCGACTTCGGGCGGGTTGAGACTCTGCCCGCACGTCTACAACACGATGGAGCATGTGGAGCGAGCCGTCGCTGGGGCGAAGGCGATTCTCGCGTAATCGCGGTGCCGTTTTTCCCGAGCCCGGTGAGCCAGGGGACGCGTGTGGCCAGGATGAGTGCTTTCGAAGCCAAGACTCACTTCGGAGCGTTGCTGGACCGCGTGGCCAAAGGCGAGGAGGTCGTCATCACTCGCCACGACAGACCGGTCGCTCGGATGATACCGGAAGGTGCGCAGCGGCTCGAAGAGGTTCGCCGGGCGGTGGCTGGCCTGCGCGAGTTGCAGCAGCGGATCCGCCGGAGAGCCAAGGCAAGGCTCTCTGACCGCGAGGCCCGCTCTGCCATCCACAAAAAAGGCAGATCATAGAGCCCGGTAGAGTGTAGTATCGGAACCTCGCGAGCCCAGGAGGCGTTCATGCTCAACCCAGGTGACACCGCCCCGCCCTTCGAGGTCTTGGACCACACAGGCAAGACTGTAAGACTGGAGGACTTCCGGGGAAAGCACGTCGTGCTCTGGTTTTTCCCCAAGGCTGACACCCCTGGGTGAACAGTCGAGGGTCGCGGGTTCCGCGACCATCTCTCAAGCTACGAAGAAAGAAACGCCCGGGTCCTAGGAATCAGCTTCGACACTCCCCCCGACAACCGCGCGTTCGCGGAGAAATTCGATTTCAACTTCCCCCTTCTCTGTGATACGACGCGCTCGGTCGGAATGGCCTACGGTGCGTGCGACAGCAAGGATGCGAAATCCGCGAAGCGTATCAGCTACCTCATCGGGCCAGACGGCGTGATCGTGAAAGCCTATCGGAAGGTGGACGCCGCGCGACACGCCCAGGAGATTCTCGAAGACCTGTGACGACAGCGGCGCAAAGAGCAACGCCAGAGATCAATAAGCGCCCTTACGGCTCAAGACCGCGGGAACGGTCTTCAAGAGTATCTTGACATCCAGCCAGAGGGACCAATGATCGATGTACCAGAGATCCAACTGGATCCAACGGGCGAAGGCAACGTCGCTTCGTCCTTCGACCTGCCAGAGGCAGGTGATCCCCGGTTTGATGCTTAGGCGGCGTTTTTGCCACGCCTCGTAGCGCTCGACCTCCTCGGGAATCGGCGGTCGCGGACCCACGAGACTCATCTCCCCTCGCAGAACGTTGATGAGCTGGGGGAGCTCATCGAGACTCCAGCGGCGAAGGAATCGACC contains:
- a CDS encoding peroxiredoxin, translating into MLNPGDTAPPFEVLDHTGKTVRLEDFRGKHVVLWFFPKADTPGUTVEGRGFRDHLSSYEERNARVLGISFDTPPDNRAFAEKFDFNFPLLCDTTRSVGMAYGACDSKDAKSAKRISYLIGPDGVIVKAYRKVDAARHAQEILEDL
- a CDS encoding type II toxin-antitoxin system prevent-host-death family antitoxin, whose amino-acid sequence is MSAFEAKTHFGALLDRVAKGEEVVITRHDRPVARMIPEGAQRLEEVRRAVAGLRELQQRIRRRAKARLSDREARSAIHKKGRS